One genomic window of Channa argus isolate prfri chromosome 5, Channa argus male v1.0, whole genome shotgun sequence includes the following:
- the rem1 gene encoding GTP-binding protein REM 1 has translation MTLNTQRQVSTSIPPAYFCQLPSCTRNTRLPEKTQPDPEQPRPQRSHLPLGQSASYHPGDKSLHYRAHWSSDLDDDSQSDSDCVYRVVLLGDHGVGKTSLAGIFAGISEKDEQSGEDTYERTLTVDGEETTLIVMDTWQNDTLEVEDGYSQDDSLKVGSAYVIVYSVTDRSTFDSAAELRITLRRTRQAENLPIILVGNKTDLVRSREVAVEEGRACAVVFDCKFIETSASLQHNVAELFEGVVRQIRLRRDGSDAVQRRHSTYKCKESLSQKARRFLDRLVARNNQRMAVKVRSKSCHNLAVL, from the exons ATGACCCTCAACACCCAGCGGCAAGTTAGCACTTCAATTCCTCCCGCCTACTTCTGTCAGCTCCCATCCTGTACTCGGAACACCCGGCTCCCCGAAAAAACCCAGCCTGACCCAGAGCAGCCCCGACCCCAGCGCAGCCACCTTCCTCTGGGACAGTCGGCATCCTACCACCCAGGAGACAAGTCTCTCCACTACCGTGCCCACTGGAGTTCAGACTTGGACGATGACTCGCAGAGCGACTCGGACTGTGTCTACAGAGTGGTGTTGTTAGGCGACCACGGTGTCGGAAAGACCAGTCTTGCAGGAATCTTTGCTGGCATCTCAGAGAAAGATGAACAATCTGGAG AGGACACATATGAGAGGACGCTGACAGTAGATGGAGAGGAAACCACACTAATTGTCATGGATACCTGGCAGAATGACACACtg GAGGTGGAAGATGGCTACTCTCAAGACGACTCTCTAAAGGTGGGGAGTGCTTATGTCATTGTCTACTCCGTCACTGATCGTTCAACCTTTGACTCAGCTGCTGAGCTCCGCATCACGCTGCGACGTACCCGCCAGGCAGAAAACCTTCCCATCATCCTTGTGGGCAACAAGACCGATCTGGTCCGGTCCAGAGAAGTTGCTGTTGAAG AGGGCCGAGCGTGTGCGGTGGTGTTTGACTGTAAGTTCATAGAGACATCAGCATCTCTGCAGCACAACGTGGCAGAGCTGTTTGAGGGAGTGGTTCGACAGATTCGACTCCGTCGGGACGGCAGTGACGCGGTGCAGCGTCGACACTCCACCTACAAATGCAAAGAGAGCCTATCCCAGAAGGCTCGGCGCTTCTTGGACCGACTGGTGGCGCGCAACAACCAGCGCATGGCGGTCAAAGTGCGGTCCAAGAGCTGCCACAACCTGGCAGTCCTCTGA